A single genomic interval of Juglans regia cultivar Chandler chromosome 1, Walnut 2.0, whole genome shotgun sequence harbors:
- the LOC109009754 gene encoding cytidine deaminase 1-like encodes MDRPRFVIPASEVESMAEESNLSVLQFLPSLVNSAKRLARPPISHYHVGAVGLGSSGRVFLGVNLEFPNLPLHHSVHAEQFLLTNLSINAEPHLRYLAVSSAPCGHCRQFLQEIRNAPNINLLITSEPKSESDQFQPLSSFLSHRFGPDDLLAKDVPLLLEPHHNGLTFLSETQFPSCNGFSDGYEELRYAALEAANKSHAPYSRCPSGVALMDGEGKVYKGSYTESAAYNPSLGPVQAAIVAYVTGGDGGGYDKIVAAVLVEKEGAVVKQEDTARLLLKAISPKCGLKVFHCSSA; translated from the coding sequence ATGGACCGACCCAGATTCGTAATACCAGCCTCGGAAGTTGAATCCATGGCAGAAGAATCCAACCTCTCCGTTCTCCAGTTCCTACCCTCCCTTGTCAACTCCGCCAAGCGCCTCGCCCGCCCGCCCATCTCCCACTACCACGTCGGTGCTGTCGGTTTAGGCTCCTCCGGCCGAGTCTTCCTCGGCGTCAACCTTGAGTTCCCCAACCTCCCCCTCCACCACTCCGTCCACGCCGAGCAGTTCCTCCTCACCAATCTCTCCATCAATGCCGAACCCCACCTCCGCTACCTCGCTGTATCCTCCGCCCCTTGCGGTCACTGCCGCCAGTTCCTCCAAGAGATCCGTAACGCCCCGAACATCAACCTCCTCATCACCTCCGAACCCAAATCGGAATCAGACCAATTCCAACCGTTATCCAGCTTTCTCTCCCACCGGTTTGGCCCCGATGACCTGCTGGCCAAAGATGTACCATTGCTCTTAGAGCCACACCACAACGGGTTAACGTTTCTAAGCGAAACCCAGTTTCCATCCTGCAATGGTTTTAGCGATGGATATGAGGAATTACGATATGCGGCTTTGGAGGCCGCGAATAAGTCGCATGCGCCGTACAGTAGATGCCCATCCGGCGTAGCGCTTATGGACGGCGAAGGGAAGGTATATAAAGGGTCTTACACGGAATCGGCCGCGTATAATCCGAGCTTGGGGCCGGTGCAGGCGGCAATCGTAGCGTACGTTACCGGCGGGGACGGTGGTGGCTATGACAAGATTGTCGCGGCGGTGTTGGTGGAGAAGGAAGGAGCTGTTGTGAAGCAAGAGGACACGGCAAGGCTGCTATTGAAGGCGATTTCGCCCAAGTGTGGGTTAAAGGTCTTCCATTGTAGCTCGGCCTAG